GGTGATTCCATAGGTAATGTTAATTAAACAATGgtttgatattgtccactttgaacataagctctcgttcACGTGGAACTTATATGTTATTAATGGTGCAGTGTTCAACTACCAAAGTGGGCAAGACTCGGTGCTGTTAGTGAACCAAGATGACTACAATAACTGTCATACAGAATCGCCCATAAAGCACTTTTCAGATGGCCACACCATCATCAAGTTTGAAAAATCTGGCCCTCACTACTTCATAAGTGGTATCAAAGACAATTGCCTCAAGAATGAGAAATTGGTGGTGGTTGTATTGGCTGATAGAACCAAGCAATACTCTTCTCCGCCACCCGCTCCGGTCGAGGAACCACAATCTCCTCCGCCCGAAGCTCCGGCCCAGATGAACCCAACCCCGTCGCCAACCGCCGAGGGGCC
The Cucurbita pepo subsp. pepo cultivar mu-cu-16 unplaced genomic scaffold, ASM280686v2 Cp4.1_scaffold006727, whole genome shotgun sequence genome window above contains:
- the LOC111787184 gene encoding early nodulin-like protein 1, which gives rise to SIVFNYQSGQDSVLLVNQDDYNNCHTESPIKHFSDGHTIIKFEKSGPHYFISGIKDNCLKNEKLVVVVLADRTKQYSSPPPAPVEEPQSPPPEAPAQMNPTPSPTAEGPPSNAASSSTSIISFFLGLTGMVATSMILL